The Gallus gallus isolate bGalGal1 chromosome 3, bGalGal1.mat.broiler.GRCg7b, whole genome shotgun sequence genome window below encodes:
- the EGLN1 gene encoding egl nine homolog 1, producing MANDSGGGAGQGGGGGGSSSGSGSGGGSSSSERDRQYCELCGKMENLLRCGRCRSSFYCSKEHQRQDWKKHKLICRGGGAAAAAGGAAEPRGAQPPPPRAHGSRSARGAHGAGAAACGRPEKATAKGAAPGPEPPGEAAPPDDDRVAAAGGGEAAAPAPAPAPAPAAEAVLLYRDKSNLYPGGVQAGPGGAALRPNGQTKSLVPQRLALEYIVPCMNKHGICVVDDFLGKELGGLVAQEVRALHHTGRFTDGQLVSQKSDSSKDIRGDKITWVEGKEPGCQTIRLLMNSMDDLIRHCNGKLGNYRINGRTKAMVACYPGNGTGYVRHVDNPNGDGRCVTCIYYLNKDWDAKVSGGILRIFPEGKAQFADIEPKFDRLLFFWSDRRNPHEVQPAFATRYAITVWYFDADERARAKVKYLTGEKGVRVELNKPSDSVGKGVL from the exons ATGGCGAATGacagcggcggcggcgccggacagggcggcggcggcggcggcagcagcagcgggagcgggagcggcggcggcagcagcagcagcgagcgGGACCGGCAGTACTGCGAGCTGTGCGGGAAGATGGAGAACCTGCTGCGGTGCGGGCGCTGCCGCAGCTCCTTCTACTGCAGTAAGGAGCACCAGCGGCAGGACTGGAAGAAGCACAAGCTCATCTGCCGCGGGGGAGGCGCGGCGGCCGCGGCAGGGGGCGCTGCAGAGCCTCGCGGCGCtcagcccccgccgccccgcgcccacGGCTCCCGCAGCGCACGCGGCGCGCACGGCGCCGGGGCCGCGGCCTGCGGCCGGCCGGAGAAGGCGACGGCGAAAGGAGCCGCGCCCGGCCCCGAGCCCCCCGGCGAGGCCGCCCCGCCGGACGACGACCGCGTCGCGGCGGCCGGAGGCGGAGAGGCGGCTGCCCCGGCCCCGGCTCCGGCTCCGGCTCCCGCCGCGGAGGCGGTGCTGCTGTACCGGGACAAGTCGAACCTGTACCCTGGCGGCGTGCAggcggggcccggcggggccGCGCTGCGCCCCAACGGGCAGACCAAGTCGCTGGTGCCGCAGCGGCTGGCGCTGGAGTACATCGTGCCCTGCATGAACAAGCACGGCATCTGCGTGGTGGACGACTTCCTGGGCAAGGAGCTGGGCGGGCTGGTGGCCCAAGAAGTGCGCGCCCTGCACCACACCGGCCGCTTCACCGACGGGCAGCTGGTCAGCCAGAAGAGCGACTCCTCCAAGGACATCCGCGGCGACAAGATCACCTGGGTGGAGGGCAAGGAGCCGGGCTGCCAGACCATCCGCCTGCTCATGAACAGCATGGACGATCTCATCCGCCACTGCAACGGCAAGCTGGGCAACTACCGCATCAACGGCAGGACGAAA GCCATGGTGGCTTGTTACCCAGGCAATGGAACAGGATATGTGCGCCATGTTGATAACCCAAACGGAGATGGAAGATGTGTTACATGTATATATTATCTTAATAAAGACTGGGATGCCAAG GTAAGTGGAGGCATCCTTCGGATATTTCCAGAAGGTAAAGCCCAATTTGCTGACATTGAACCCAAATTTGATAGACTGCTATTCTTCTGGTCTGATCGCCGCAACCCTCATGAAGTACAGCCAGCATTTGCTACAAG GTACGCAATAACAGTGTGGTATTTTGATGCAGATGAAAGAGCACGAGCTAAAGTAAAATATCTAACAG GTGAAAAAGGTGTGAGGGTTGAACTTAATAAACCTTCTGACTCGGTTGGGAAAGGCGTTTTATAA